Proteins encoded within one genomic window of Eurosta solidaginis isolate ZX-2024a chromosome 1, ASM4086904v1, whole genome shotgun sequence:
- the LOC137237034 gene encoding uncharacterized protein, with protein MPLILKKLSFNVFRYDISIEQIYSITSDNGQNMIKCGKLLQNEVEYVDSKVEYVDSKFDNEEDGVEDLDSIPCDSIFDDPVFDDCMTTHFNSLSVIRCAAHTVQLCLQDVLNHKDVKPKYEDCRLIAKKLRTQGLHRVLVEHNLPLPSAECPTRCSYSYEMVKHLKVLQEFIKNNIAKSIIDWDFVDDFLQSFSVIKVITEQLQKHTLLFGDFIKFFLETCLAVKKASKHSDISKLLFISINERKNKLLANPTVAAAIYLDPRLHRLLQISEFVHMRGVAIDHLKALHLKVTSLTQAVQDNSFTMASEPDTDLLTELLNQTTAPKFNDSCILEGYSAIESFNESTDTKINLAAFWERMKYSYKHLYRLSQIIHATTATQVSVERAFSAFKYIVNGYRSNLGDELTETILLLRLNNK; from the exons ATGCCCCTAATTCTTAAAAAACTATCATTTAACGTTTTCAGATATGACATTTCAATAGAACAAATATATAGTATCACTAGCGACAATGGGCAAAATATGATAAAGTGTGGTAAACTTTTGCAGAACGAGGTTGAATATGTCGACAGCAAGGTTGAATATGTCGACAGCAAGTTTGACAATGAAGAGGATGGGGTCGAAGATTTGGATTCAATTCCATGTGACAGTATTTTCGACGATCCGGTATTTGATGATTGCATGACAACTCATTTTA ATTCCCTCTCTGTAATAAGATGTGCCGCACACACGGTACAATTGTGTTTACAGGATGTATTAAACCATAAAGATGTAAAGCCAAAGTATGAAGATTGCCGCTTAATAGCAAAAAAGTTGCGCACACAAGGACTACATCGTGTTCTGGTCGAACATAACTTACCACTACCCTCTGCTGAATGCCCAACACGTTGCAGCTACTCATACGAGATGGTAAAACATTTAAAAGTGCTTCaagaatttatcaaaaacaatattGCTAAATCAATCATAGACTGGGATTTTGTGGATGACTTTTTACAAAGCTTTTCTGTTATAAAGGTAATTACGGAACAGCTTCAAAAACATACTTTACTTTTCGGCGACTTCATTAAATTTTTCTTGGAAACTTGCTTAGCAGTTAAAAAAGCCTCAAAACACTCGGATATTTCAAAACTCTTATTCATTTCAATAAATGAACGAAAAAATAAATTGCTTGCTAATCCAACAGTAGCTGCAGCTATTTACTTAGACCCTAGGCTTCATCGCTTGTTACAAATATCGGAATTTGTACATATGAGAGGTGTAGCCATTGATCATTTGAAAGCGCTACATTTGAAAGTTACTTCCCTTACGCAG GCTGTACAAGACAACAGTTTTACAATGGCAAGCGAACCCGATACAGATTTGCTTACAGAACTTCTAAACCAAACCACTGCACCAAAATTCAACGATTCATGCATTTTAGAAGGTTATTCAGCTATTGAGTCATTCAACGAATCAACagacacaaaaataaatttagcTGCTTTTTGGGAACGAATGAAATATTCATACAAACATTTGTATCGGCTTTCCCAAATTATTCACGCGACTACGGCAACACAAGTCAGTGTGGAGCGTGCGTTTTccgcatttaaatatattgtaaatGGCTACAGGTCAAATTTGGGTGATGAGCTGACCGAAACTATTTTGCTATTGAGGCTAAATAACAAATAA